One Lytechinus pictus isolate F3 Inbred chromosome 11, Lp3.0, whole genome shotgun sequence genomic window, CACGTCTTTATCTTTAAAGTTGTGTTTAGACGTGTTCAGGTGGGAGTATACGGCAGAATCGTATCCCGATGCGCCTGGTCTGCGATGTTGATACAAACGCTTGGAGAGGGGTTGCTTGGTTTCACCAATGTAATTAGCGCTGCAACCTGTCTCTTGGCACTGGATAGCATAGACAATGTTGTTTTTCTTGTCTTTGGGAACTTTATCCTTCGGGTGAACCAATTTCTGCCTGAGTGTGTTAGTCGGTTTGAAGTACACTGGGATGCGGTAAGAAGACAGGATCCTCCGGATTTTCTCTGAAAGTCCACTGACGTAGGGGACAGAGACACCGAAGCGACGCCCCTGTTCCGTCGGTCGAGGAAGGTTGTTCTCACGTTGGCGTCGCGGGTGAAGGGCTTTCTCTATGCTCCACCCGTGGTAACCACATTTACGTAGAGCCTCTCGGAGGTGTTTATGTTCTTTCTCCTTGGTTGTCTCAGAAGAAGGAATGTATGAAGCTCTGTGGAACAATGTCTTCACTACTCCCAACTTGTGGATGAGCGGGTGATGAGAGTCAAACAACAGGTATTGATCTGTGTGGGTGTCTTTTCTGAAGACTGACGAGCTCAGCGATCCGTCTTCCTCGATGGTGATGAGGCAATCCAAGAACGCGAGTTGGTTGTCCTTGACTCTTTCCACTGTGAACTTAATAGACGGATCACAGTTATTGATGTGATCGAAAAAAGAATCAAGTTCCGTAGTCTTAATCTTGACCCAAGTATCGTCCACGTATCTAAACCAGTGGGTAGGTGGAATGCCGGGAAAAGAACTCAGGGCAAATTTCTCAAAGTCTTCCATGTACAAATTGGCAAGAACTGGCCTGTAATCCGAAAAATTCCTCGACGTCTCCAAGACAATAACATCGACGGTGCTTCGGCGCCAATCGGCAACGACGATTTCCCGCCAGTTTAGAAGAGCTGAAGAAGCGTCCCGGATCGGACGTGAAACTGTCCTCTGCTTCAACAAGTAAGTCCAGatgaatagatttattttttccatcGTAATTTGACTTTTCCTGGATGAATCAAAACATACATcagtttaataaaaacaaatgtaaaaCAGGGTGTTCCGTACAAAGTCTGTTAGATGGCGGTTTCTATGAATTACAAGAGTGCAAAACCTGCAAATCCTGCGGCAGAGGGGTACACAACCTTTACATGCAGATAGTCGTGGGGGTTGGATGGCTGTTGAAGCTTCAGAAGCAGTGGATTGTGCTTTCACCCAGTAGCGACCATGCAGAGTTAATACTGGGAGGATGACTGACTGCAGGGGTGTAGTAACCAGTGACTGATCTAGTGATAAAAAAGAATAGGTCCATAAAGGCAATACTGACGGACACCACTCAATAACTGGATTTGCGAGTATTCGTTGCATGAAATGCTTTTCAGATTAACACAAATGAAAGAACAAGGAAGGTTGTTTAACAAGCAAGATGCAACAGCAGGAAATGTGACTATCAACAGAGAAGGGCTTCCAATGACAAAGATACTGACGAAGACTGTTCATGATAGAGCAGTGTCCTATCTTAATGACCAACACAGTTCAGCTTCAACAACGAAGATAACCAGAAAAGATCTTCAAAAAACTATGTTAAGAAGCAGCAAGTGGTACCACTCTCAGAGAGAAattttcaaggtcaaagataTTGAGGAAGACACTGTTGTACAAACTGGTTCAACTAACCAGAATCTACCTAGTTAGCCAAGAATGTTCTcataaatcatgatattttaccaACATGTCACAAGTTTGGAGGGCAGCAATACTGAGGAGGACTATTCTTAAACCAAGTTAAGATCTCCAAGATAGCGCACCGTCTTGTAAACCAACAGCTCCCTGGTTAGTAGAGTGTGCTCATCAATTATATAGCTGAAAAAATGACTTCAGGGGCAATGATACTGAGGATGGCTGATCTACAATCTTGTTCAAGAACTATAAATAacaacaaattatctttgaaTAAATAGTCCACCAATGATTCAGGATTCACATGCATATACTCGCTCATCGAAACCCTGCTCTAAAGGGATG contains:
- the LOC135155955 gene encoding uncharacterized protein LOC135155955, whose protein sequence is MEKINLFIWTYLLKQRTVSRPIRDASSALLNWREIVVADWRRSTVDVIVLETSRNFSDYRPVLANLYMEDFEKFALSSFPGIPPTHWFRYVDDTWVKIKTTELDSFFDHINNCDPSIKFTVERVKDNQLAFLDCLITIEEDGSLSSSVFRKDTHTDQYLLFDSHHPLIHKLGVVKTLFHRASYIPSSETTKEKEHKHLREALRKCGYHGWSIEKALHPRRQRENNLPRPTEQGRRFGVSVPYVSGLSEKIRRILSSYRIPVYFKPTNTLRQKLVHPKDKVPKDKKNNIVYAIQCQETGCSANYIGETKQPLSKRLYQHRRPGASGYDSAVYSHLNTSKHNFKDKDVLILDKEPRWFERGVREAVYVNAENPSLNKGGGLRHNLSRIYNPVIRKIPRRLQDNNIDGASAPIGNDDFPPV